The region TGGCATTCGCCGCTTCCGCGCCGATCGAGCCCGGAGCGGAAGTGCGGGGCGAAAGCGCTGCGCTGGGCACCGTGGTCGCCTCGGCGAGCGATGGCGCAAGCCATCTGGCCCTGGCGGTGCTGCCGCTGGAGCGCCCCGAACAGGCGCTGAGCATCGGCGGCCAAGTGATCGAAGAAGTGCCGCTGCTGGACGGTTTCGCGCGCTGAGGTTGCGCCTGCAGGGTAAGAAGCGGCGCGAGCCGCGACTACGCAGCCACCCGACTGCAACGCGGCAACCTGAAACCCCACGGTCGCGGCTTGCGCCGCTCCTACAAAGGGTTGCGCTGCACCAGGGCACTGCGACAGCTTTTAAGGGTAGGAGCGGCGCGAGCCGCGACCACGCAACCACCCGACTGCAACGCGGCAACCTGAAACCCCGCGGTCGCGGCTTGCGCCGCTCCTACAAAGGGTTGCGCTGCGCCAGGGCACTGCGACAGCTTTTAAGGGTAGGAGCGGCGCGAGCCGCGACCGCGCAACCATCCGACTGCAACGCGGTAACCTGAAACCCTATGGCCGCGGCTTGCGCCGCTCCTACAAAGGGTTGCGCTGCGCCAGGGCACTGCGACGGCTTTTAAGGGTAGGAGCGGCGCAAGCCGCGACCACGCAACCACCCGACTGCAACGCCTCAATCTGAAGCCCCGCGGTCGCGGCTTGCGCCGCTCCTACCCCGGGCGGGCGACTACGCCGCCTACAAGCCGCCCTCGCCGGTCGTCGACATCCAGACCGAACGCCCGACTTCGTTGCGCTCGGTTTTCCAATGCTCCTGCCAGGCCTGGAACATCAACACGTTCCACAGATGGGTGTGCCAGCGGCGCTCGCCGGCCAGGAACTGCCGCCACAGGCCGCCGACCAACTCGGCGTCGAAATAACCTTCCTGCGCCAGGCGCGAAGGGTCGAGCAACCCCGCCGCCCACTCGCGCAGGTCGCCGCGCAGCCATTGCGTCACCGGTGCGCCGAAACCGCGCTTGCCGCGGTCGACCATGGCGTCCGGCAGGTAGCGCTTGAGCACGCGCTTGAGCAAGTACTTGCTGCCGCTGTCGCCGCGCTTGAACTGCAACGGCAAGGACCAGGCGAACTCGGCGACGTGAGTGTCGAGCAACGGCGCACGCGCCTCCAGGCCTACCGCCATGCTGGCGCGGTCGACCTTGCACAGCAGGTCGTCGGGCAGATACACACTGTAGTCGGCCAGCATCATCGCGTCGGCGGGCGTGCCCACGCCGCCCAGCGGTTCGGCGAGGTCGTACATCGTCGCCGGCAGTTTCGACCCGGGCACGGCGGCCTGAGGGAAACGCCAGCGCACGATGCGGTTGCGGTAAACGTCGCCGATGCCCTGCGCGCCCATCTCGGCGGCGAACGCGGCGAAACCGCCGGCGCGCGAAGCTTCGCCGTGACCGCTCGCGGATTTGGCCAGCCAGCGCCGCAGCGGTGCCGGCACGCGCCGCTGCAGACGCAGGTTGCGCAAGGCGCGCTCGTAGCGGGTATAGCCGAAGAACAACTCATCGCCGCCGTCGCCCGACAGCGCCACCGTGACCTGGCTGCGCGCCAAGGCGCAAACCAGCGCGGTCGGCACCTGCGAGGCGTCGGCGAAGGGCTCGTCGAACATCGCCGACAGCCGCGGCACCACCGCCAAGGCATCGGCGCCGCTGACATAAAGTTCGGTGTGCGCGGTGCCGAGATGGCGCGCAACTTCCCGCGCGAGCGGCGCCTCGTCGTGGTGCGAACCCTCGAAGCCGATGGTGAAGCTCTGCACCGGCTTCGCGCTCAGCGCCTGCATCAACGAAGTCACCACCGACGAATCGGTGCCGCCGGAGAGAAACACGCCGACCGGCACGTCGGCGACCATGCGCAGGCCCACCGCATCGCGCAACAAGTCGTCGAGCCGGTCCTCGGCGGCGTCGATGTCGCCGTCGAAGGGATGGCGGATCGCCGCGGCCATGCGATCGCGCGCCTGCCAATAGCTGTGCTGGTCGCGTTTGGGATCGTGGGCCGCCGCACCGCGCGTAACCGTGGCCGCGTCGAAACGCAGCAAGGCGCCCGGCATCAACTTGAAGGTGTCGGTATGAATCGCGTACGGCGACGGCACGTAGTCGTAACGCAGCAACAGGGCCAATGCATTGCGGTCGACGCCGTTGTCGAATTGCGGGTGCCGCCACAATGCCTTGAGTTCGGAGCCGAACACCAAGGTGTCGCCGGCCCAGCCGTAGTACAGCGGCTTCTTGCCGACCCGGTCGCGGGCCAGCCACAGGGTCTGCTCGTGGCGGTCCCACAGGGCGATGGCGAACATGCCGTTGCAGCGCGCCACCGCGTTCTCGACGCCCCACTCCACCACCGCCGCCAACAGCACCTCGGTGTCGGAATGACCACGGAAGGCGTGGCCCAGTTCGAGCAGTTCTTCGCGCAAGGCGGCGAAGTTGTAGACCTCGCCGTTGTAGGCGATCACGTAACGGCCGTCGGCGGAGGCCATCGGCTGATGGCCCAACGGCGACAGGTCGAGAATGCTCAGGCGCCGATGCGCCAGGGCGATGCCGTGTTGCGCATCGGCCCAGACGCCATCGTCGTCGGGGCCGCGGTGACGCAGGGCGTCGCCCATCGCGCCGGCCAGTTCGAGCAGATGCTCGTGGCCGATATCGGTGCGCGGACACAGCAGGCCGGCCAGTCCGCACATGAGGGTCAGCCCTTGGCCAGCGCGTCGGCGGCGCGGACGATGTCGTCCTCGCCGGGGATCACCAGGAAGGCCGCGCCGGCCAACGGCGTGTAGGTGTCGACGCCGACCACGCGCTGCAACGGCACGCCGCCGAAACCGGCCTCGGTCAATGCAGTGATCACGCCCTCGCCGACGCCGGCACTGCGCCGCCCTTCGTCGACCACGATGATGCGCTTGGCGCCGCGCGCCTGTTCGGCGATGTAGGCGTCGTTGAGCGGCACCAACCAGCGCAGGTCGATCACGCGCGCCTTCCAACCGTGCTGCTTCTCGATCTCGCGCACTGCGCGCAGGCTCATCGGCACGCCGTTGCCGTAACTGAAGACGACCAGGTCGTCGCCTTCGCTGCCGTCCTGCGGTGCGTAGACGCGGCCTTCGCCAAGCGTCATCGCCTCGTCGGGCTTCGGATACGAAGTCAGCCAGGCGCCGTCGCCGGCTTCGTACAAGTCCTTGGTCATGTACAGCGCGATCGGCTCCAGGAACACCGAGACGCGACCGTCGACCTTGGCCAGCGCGGTCAGGGTGCGCAGCATGGTCGCGGCGTCGTCGCCGCGCGAGGCGCAACCGACCACCAGGCCGGGGATGTCGCGCAAGGCGGTGATCGAATTGTCGTTATGGAAATGCCCGCCGAAGCCGCGCTGGTAGCCCAGGCCGGCGATGCGCACCACCATCGGGTTGCGGTATTGGTTGTTGCTGAAGAACTGCAGCGACGCCGCTTCGCCGCGGATCTGGTCGCAGGCGTTGTGGAAATACGCCAGGTATTGGATCTCCGGGATCGGCATCAGGCCGACATTGGCGAAGCCCTGGGCCATGCCCAGGATCATGGTCTCGTCGAGCAAGGTGTTGAACACCCGCCGCGGGCCGAACGCCTTCTGCAGGCCCTTGGTGACCGTGTAGACGCCGCCCTTCTGCGCCACGTCCTCGCCGAACAGCAGCGTTTCCGGGTACTTGGCGAACAGGTCGTGCAATGCGTTGTTGATCTGGATCGCCAGATGGCGCGGCGGCTGTTGCTCGGGCAGCTTGGCTTCGCTGCCGAACACCTGCAGGCGGCGCTCGGCGAAATCGGCGCGCTTGGCCTCTTGCTGCACGGCTTCCGGCGAATACGGTGCCAGCGGCGCGATCACCTCGTCGAGACGGTCGAGCTTGGGCCGGCGGTCGGCCTCTTCGGCGGCGGCGAAGCACTGTTTGCGCGTGGCCTCGTACAGGTCGAGCACGTCCTGCTTCGACATCAGCCCCGACTCGAGCGCGATCGCCGCCGAACGCAGCAGCGGGTCGCTAGCTTCGACCGCGCACAACTCCTCGAACGAACGCCATTCGATCTCGAAGTCGGTGCCGGCGTGGCCCATGATGCGGGTCGTGCGCAGGTGCAGGAAGGTCGGACGACGGCTGCGGCGGCAATGCTCGACCGCGCGCTGCACGTCGGCGTAACCGCTGGCCAGGTCGAGGCCGTCGGCGGCGAAGTAATCCAGGCCGTCCATGTTGCGGAAACGGTTGGCGATCCAGCCGCCCGGGGTCTTGACCGAAATGCCGATGCCGTTGTCTTCGCAGACGAACAACACCGGTGCCGGCAGTTTTTGATACGCTGTC is a window of Lysobacter antibioticus DNA encoding:
- the asnB gene encoding asparagine synthase (glutamine-hydrolyzing), with product MCGLAGLLCPRTDIGHEHLLELAGAMGDALRHRGPDDDGVWADAQHGIALAHRRLSILDLSPLGHQPMASADGRYVIAYNGEVYNFAALREELLELGHAFRGHSDTEVLLAAVVEWGVENAVARCNGMFAIALWDRHEQTLWLARDRVGKKPLYYGWAGDTLVFGSELKALWRHPQFDNGVDRNALALLLRYDYVPSPYAIHTDTFKLMPGALLRFDAATVTRGAAAHDPKRDQHSYWQARDRMAAAIRHPFDGDIDAAEDRLDDLLRDAVGLRMVADVPVGVFLSGGTDSSVVTSLMQALSAKPVQSFTIGFEGSHHDEAPLAREVARHLGTAHTELYVSGADALAVVPRLSAMFDEPFADASQVPTALVCALARSQVTVALSGDGGDELFFGYTRYERALRNLRLQRRVPAPLRRWLAKSASGHGEASRAGGFAAFAAEMGAQGIGDVYRNRIVRWRFPQAAVPGSKLPATMYDLAEPLGGVGTPADAMMLADYSVYLPDDLLCKVDRASMAVGLEARAPLLDTHVAEFAWSLPLQFKRGDSGSKYLLKRVLKRYLPDAMVDRGKRGFGAPVTQWLRGDLREWAAGLLDPSRLAQEGYFDAELVGGLWRQFLAGERRWHTHLWNVLMFQAWQEHWKTERNEVGRSVWMSTTGEGGL
- a CDS encoding thiamine pyrophosphate-dependent enzyme, with product MKGLNRAEICDANFVEFVNRWDGRADARPAPDEAVLQGSALDARGFRELFESQLISRHLDLMARVLRVQNKVFYTIGSSGHEGNAMVARLTRHTDPAFLHYRSGGFMAERFRKLPGMDPVMDSALSFAASKDDPASGGRHKVWGSKPLWVLPQTSTIASHLPKALGTAVAIETGRRLGHALPIPDDSIAICSFGDASANHATAQTAFNAAAWTAYQKLPAPVLFVCEDNGIGISVKTPGGWIANRFRNMDGLDYFAADGLDLASGYADVQRAVEHCRRSRRPTFLHLRTTRIMGHAGTDFEIEWRSFEELCAVEASDPLLRSAAIALESGLMSKQDVLDLYEATRKQCFAAAEEADRRPKLDRLDEVIAPLAPYSPEAVQQEAKRADFAERRLQVFGSEAKLPEQQPPRHLAIQINNALHDLFAKYPETLLFGEDVAQKGGVYTVTKGLQKAFGPRRVFNTLLDETMILGMAQGFANVGLMPIPEIQYLAYFHNACDQIRGEAASLQFFSNNQYRNPMVVRIAGLGYQRGFGGHFHNDNSITALRDIPGLVVGCASRGDDAATMLRTLTALAKVDGRVSVFLEPIALYMTKDLYEAGDGAWLTSYPKPDEAMTLGEGRVYAPQDGSEGDDLVVFSYGNGVPMSLRAVREIEKQHGWKARVIDLRWLVPLNDAYIAEQARGAKRIIVVDEGRRSAGVGEGVITALTEAGFGGVPLQRVVGVDTYTPLAGAAFLVIPGEDDIVRAADALAKG